A section of the Solitalea canadensis DSM 3403 genome encodes:
- a CDS encoding DUF4349 domain-containing protein yields MKNIQQLVLISVLTLAITSCGQNHKAEMESMASADTAMISSSAAETGNDNGRKFIRTSELKFKVKSVADATFKIEDIARKEGGFVTLSNLTSSVDNVVTTKVSADSSVETKYYTVSNSIILRVPNYKLDTTLKQIAKLVDFLDYRVIKADDVGLQLLSNNMAQKRIAKNEQRLTDAIDQKGRKLNDVTNAEESLLDKNEQSDATKLSSLNLNDQINFSTVSLSVYQRETTKSELIVNNVNLKEYQQGFLSSAYESFLTGFEILSSIVLALIKLWSVILLASAAYFLYRKYGFKFKKEVR; encoded by the coding sequence ATGAAGAACATTCAACAACTGGTACTTATATCAGTACTAACCCTGGCAATTACAAGTTGTGGTCAGAACCACAAAGCGGAAATGGAGTCAATGGCTTCTGCCGATACAGCAATGATATCTTCATCGGCAGCGGAAACCGGAAATGATAACGGTAGGAAGTTCATCCGAACATCGGAGTTAAAGTTTAAAGTAAAAAGTGTCGCTGATGCAACCTTCAAAATCGAGGATATTGCCCGCAAGGAAGGTGGATTTGTTACACTTTCTAACTTAACGAGTTCCGTTGACAATGTTGTAACCACCAAAGTAAGTGCGGATTCATCAGTAGAAACAAAATACTATACGGTTAGCAACTCAATTATTCTCAGAGTTCCAAATTATAAATTAGATACCACACTTAAACAGATTGCCAAACTGGTTGATTTCTTAGATTACCGTGTTATTAAGGCAGATGATGTTGGATTACAGCTATTATCTAACAATATGGCTCAAAAGCGAATTGCAAAAAATGAGCAACGCCTTACAGATGCAATTGACCAGAAAGGCCGTAAACTAAATGATGTAACGAATGCTGAGGAATCATTACTAGATAAGAATGAGCAATCAGATGCCACAAAGCTTTCTTCTCTTAACTTAAACGATCAGATAAATTTTAGTACTGTTAGCCTTTCTGTTTACCAGCGCGAAACCACAAAAAGCGAATTAATTGTAAACAACGTAAATCTAAAAGAATATCAACAAGGCTTTTTAAGTAGCGCCTACGAATCCTTTTTAACAGGATTTGAAATCCTGTCGTCTATTGTTTTGGCACTAATAAAACTTTGGAGTGTAATACTTTTAGCCTCAGCTGCTTATTTCCTTTACAGGAAATATGGCTTTAAGTTTAAAAAGGAAGTGAGATAA
- a CDS encoding aromatic amino acid hydroxylase, translating to MNFFNNKQVAALPNHLKQYVVEQHYEHYTPVDHAIWRYVMRQNYSYLKDVAYYPYIPGLKKAGLTIEKIPSLQEMNDALGQIGWGAVTVDGFIPPAAFMEFQAYKVLVIAADIRQIDHIEYTPAPDIIHESAGHAPIIGEPRYADYLSYFGYIGSKAMYSHKDFELYEAIRHLSILKEMPDADPAEIAKAEKDLEFKQQNLGAPSEMALLSRLHWWTVEYGLIGTIDEPKIYGAGLLSSIGESASCMKPDVQKLWYAKDTINYSYDITKPQPQLFVTADFENLIAVLEDFANTMSFRVGGTYGLMKAIECRNTCTAVYSSGLQVTGTFTDVILNEKDEAIYLKTTGPSALSYNDTQLEGHHKEYHADGFSSPIGKLKDTEMSLEDFHINDLKNIGVEIGEPAYLEFESGIVVEGVLKSVIQEDQKLVLLSFTNCKVYDAKSGKVYFEPLWGIYDMAVGSKIVSVFCGAADKDAFEPVAMVSDNKTYQVNYDNKTIRLHELYRIVRKVREKQADVALLPSVWDSLKTEHTNDWLCAMEILEIFDHTGLHPEIAEDIRLFLKNKASSDPKLTKLINDGFSLIANPVIDLVH from the coding sequence ATGAATTTCTTTAACAATAAACAGGTGGCAGCGTTGCCTAACCATTTAAAGCAGTATGTTGTTGAACAACATTATGAGCATTATACGCCTGTTGATCACGCTATTTGGCGGTATGTAATGCGTCAGAATTACAGTTACCTTAAGGATGTTGCTTATTACCCTTACATTCCGGGATTAAAAAAAGCTGGTTTAACAATTGAAAAGATTCCAAGCCTGCAAGAGATGAATGATGCGCTTGGTCAAATAGGGTGGGGTGCGGTAACTGTTGACGGTTTTATTCCTCCTGCTGCTTTCATGGAGTTTCAGGCTTATAAGGTTTTAGTAATTGCTGCGGATATACGCCAAATCGATCATATTGAATATACTCCGGCTCCTGATATTATTCATGAATCTGCCGGCCATGCTCCAATTATTGGAGAACCTCGTTATGCCGATTATTTAAGCTATTTCGGCTACATAGGTTCTAAAGCAATGTATTCTCATAAAGATTTTGAATTGTATGAAGCGATCAGACATTTATCGATCTTAAAGGAAATGCCTGATGCTGATCCTGCTGAAATTGCAAAAGCCGAAAAGGATCTTGAATTTAAGCAGCAAAACTTAGGTGCACCTTCTGAAATGGCTTTGTTAAGCCGTTTACACTGGTGGACAGTTGAGTACGGATTAATCGGTACTATAGATGAGCCTAAGATTTATGGAGCTGGCCTATTATCTTCAATTGGTGAAAGTGCATCTTGCATGAAACCGGATGTTCAAAAGCTATGGTATGCCAAGGATACAATCAATTACTCTTATGATATTACCAAGCCACAACCTCAATTATTCGTTACAGCTGATTTCGAAAATCTGATAGCTGTATTAGAGGATTTTGCCAATACAATGTCGTTTAGAGTTGGGGGTACTTATGGATTGATGAAAGCCATTGAGTGTAGAAATACTTGTACTGCAGTTTATAGTTCCGGATTGCAAGTAACAGGCACGTTTACAGATGTAATATTGAATGAAAAAGACGAAGCAATCTATCTGAAAACAACAGGTCCTTCCGCTTTAAGTTATAATGACACTCAACTGGAAGGTCACCATAAGGAATATCATGCTGATGGATTCAGTTCTCCGATAGGTAAGCTAAAGGATACCGAAATGTCATTGGAAGATTTTCATATTAATGACCTTAAAAACATTGGAGTAGAAATAGGTGAGCCTGCATACCTCGAATTTGAGAGTGGTATTGTTGTAGAAGGTGTATTAAAATCTGTTATCCAGGAAGATCAAAAATTAGTATTACTAAGTTTTACTAATTGTAAAGTATACGACGCTAAATCTGGGAAAGTTTATTTTGAGCCATTATGGGGAATTTACGATATGGCTGTAGGTTCAAAAATTGTATCTGTGTTTTGTGGAGCCGCTGATAAAGATGCATTTGAGCCGGTAGCAATGGTGTCGGATAATAAAACATATCAGGTGAACTATGATAATAAAACGATTCGTTTGCATGAATTATATCGTATTGTTAGAAAGGTTCGTGAAAAACAGGCGGATGTTGCTTTGTTGCCTTCAGTTTGGGATTCATTAAAAACTGAACATACGAATGACTGGCTTTGTGCAATGGAAATTCTTGAAATCTTTGATCACACCGGACTACATCCTGAGATAGCTGAAGATATTCGTTTATTCCTTAAAAATAAAGCTTCCAGCGATCCAAAACTAACCAAGTTAATTAATGACGGTTTTAGCCTTATCGCTAATCCGGTTATTGATTTAGTACATTAG
- a CDS encoding SDR family NAD(P)-dependent oxidoreductase, with protein MNIVITGASSGVGFEAVIEFALQTNLKVVALARSGDKLEKLKEISLQLNPNCEIEVLPFDIYSGDYETELIPLLKEKLGTVDVLINNAGVLINKPFEELTEADFELMMRSNLFGHVKMIQHLKPLLSTNAHIVNIGSMGGFAGSVKFPGLVAYSASKAALHNLTECLAEEFKEQNIKVNCLALGSAQTEMLEQAFPGYESPVAAFEMGKYIADFALTGHKFFNGKVIPVATSTP; from the coding sequence ATGAATATTGTTATTACCGGAGCCAGCAGCGGTGTAGGTTTCGAAGCAGTCATTGAATTTGCCTTACAAACTAATCTTAAGGTAGTAGCCTTAGCCAGATCGGGTGATAAACTTGAAAAGCTTAAAGAAATTTCGCTTCAATTAAATCCAAATTGTGAGATAGAAGTATTGCCATTTGATATCTATTCCGGAGATTATGAAACGGAATTAATTCCATTGTTGAAAGAAAAATTAGGTACAGTTGATGTATTAATTAATAATGCAGGTGTGCTTATTAATAAGCCTTTCGAAGAACTAACAGAGGCAGATTTTGAGCTGATGATGCGTAGTAATCTGTTTGGGCATGTTAAAATGATTCAGCATCTGAAGCCTCTATTGTCTACCAATGCACATATTGTAAATATAGGTAGCATGGGTGGTTTTGCAGGAAGCGTTAAGTTTCCTGGATTGGTGGCTTATTCGGCAAGCAAAGCAGCGCTTCATAATCTTACGGAGTGTTTGGCAGAAGAGTTTAAAGAACAAAACATCAAAGTAAATTGCCTGGCATTGGGCTCGGCACAAACTGAAATGCTTGAACAAGCATTTCCTGGCTATGAATCTCCTGTTGCAGCTTTTGAAATGGGTAAATACATTGCCGACTTTGCCCTTACAGGTCATAAGTTTTTCAATGGTAAAGTAATTCCCGTAGCAACAAGTACTCCTTAA
- the radC gene encoding RadC family protein — translation MENTYENKLPITAWAEDDRPREKMMLKGRQSLSDAELIAILIGSGTAKLSAVDLSKHILNSLQNNISKLAKLSTKELMKYKGIGEAKAVTILAALELGRRRKEEEQVNKIQRISCSKDAYTIINPYLADIQHEEFWVILLGRSNKVLAVSNVSKGGMTSTIADPKIIFKQAIEHSATNMILIHNHPSGNLTPSQQDITLTNKFIKAGELLEIQVLDHLIIGDQQYYSFADEGKL, via the coding sequence ATGGAAAATACTTATGAAAACAAACTGCCTATAACAGCATGGGCAGAAGACGATCGTCCGCGTGAAAAAATGATGTTGAAAGGTCGTCAAAGTTTAAGTGACGCAGAACTAATCGCAATCTTAATAGGTTCTGGAACCGCAAAACTAAGCGCAGTTGATTTGAGTAAACACATATTAAATTCACTTCAGAATAATATTAGCAAACTTGCTAAGCTAAGTACTAAAGAGTTAATGAAGTATAAGGGGATAGGCGAGGCTAAGGCAGTGACGATATTGGCTGCTTTGGAATTGGGCAGAAGAAGAAAAGAAGAAGAGCAAGTGAATAAGATTCAACGTATTTCTTGTAGCAAAGATGCTTATACTATCATTAACCCTTATTTGGCAGATATTCAACATGAGGAGTTTTGGGTAATTCTTTTAGGAAGATCCAACAAAGTGTTAGCGGTTAGCAATGTTAGTAAAGGGGGAATGACTAGTACAATTGCTGATCCCAAAATAATCTTTAAGCAAGCAATTGAACATTCAGCAACCAACATGATTTTAATTCACAATCATCCCTCTGGCAATTTAACCCCAAGTCAGCAGGACATCACTTTAACGAATAAGTTTATTAAGGCTGGAGAATTATTGGAGATTCAAGTTCTTGATCACCTCATAATTGGTGATCAACAATACTATAGCTTTGCCGATGAAGGTAAATTGTAA
- a CDS encoding PepSY-associated TM helix domain-containing protein, translating to MKVFFRTIHLYLSLIAGLIIFISCLTGTILVFEEEIEQTIHKDRYFAAIGDVRLPIDLLVDKALGSTPKAKLASVKAYSDEARTVEISITVPDKKNKKETDKKANTQPSKEIKPEGKTGEKKGGKPEGRKPTLTVYVNPYTGEVIDVVNRRESFFFTVESIHRWLLAGKDSFGQTIIGISTFFFLFILITGLILWWPKTKNILNQRLKIKWSGGWKRLNHDLHIVTGFYLAIFLIVISLTGLVMAFNWMNKGIFTLTGSKMENPEPPSSIYQANIKPLPVSAIYESVAPIKNASYYAVRMPKDSAAVYTVNVLPENVIETASDTYYIDQYSGKIVGSFIYSAKNKGQKIRSIVKPLHTGSIYGLPTKVISFIVCLLSLAFPVTGVIMWLNRIKGEKKKIKKDKSSVIETV from the coding sequence ATGAAAGTATTTTTTCGCACTATTCACCTTTATCTAAGTTTAATCGCAGGCTTAATCATTTTTATCTCTTGCTTAACAGGAACTATCTTAGTTTTTGAAGAAGAAATAGAGCAAACTATTCATAAGGATCGATATTTTGCCGCAATTGGAGATGTTCGCCTGCCAATTGACCTGTTGGTTGATAAAGCATTGGGAAGCACTCCAAAGGCTAAATTAGCAAGTGTTAAAGCTTATTCTGATGAAGCAAGAACAGTAGAAATTAGCATTACGGTTCCTGATAAGAAGAATAAAAAGGAAACTGATAAAAAAGCCAATACCCAACCATCCAAAGAGATTAAACCAGAAGGAAAAACTGGCGAGAAAAAAGGAGGAAAACCTGAAGGACGTAAACCTACATTGACAGTTTATGTAAATCCATATACAGGTGAAGTTATCGATGTTGTAAACCGACGTGAATCATTTTTCTTTACAGTTGAATCGATACACAGATGGTTGTTAGCCGGAAAAGATAGTTTCGGTCAAACAATAATTGGAATTTCTACCTTCTTCTTTCTATTCATCTTAATCACCGGGTTAATTTTATGGTGGCCAAAAACGAAGAATATCCTAAATCAACGCTTAAAAATTAAGTGGAGCGGTGGATGGAAACGCTTAAATCATGACCTGCATATTGTTACAGGATTTTACCTCGCCATTTTTCTGATCGTAATTTCATTAACCGGTTTGGTTATGGCTTTTAACTGGATGAACAAGGGTATATTTACACTTACAGGTTCAAAAATGGAAAATCCAGAGCCGCCTTCATCTATTTATCAAGCCAATATTAAACCTTTACCTGTTTCGGCCATTTATGAATCTGTTGCACCTATTAAAAATGCATCTTATTATGCTGTGAGAATGCCCAAAGATTCTGCAGCTGTTTATACGGTAAACGTTTTACCTGAAAACGTAATTGAAACTGCAAGCGACACTTATTACATTGATCAGTATAGTGGTAAAATAGTTGGTTCATTTATTTATTCAGCTAAAAACAAAGGTCAAAAAATTAGATCGATTGTTAAACCTCTGCATACTGGAAGCATTTATGGCTTACCTACAAAAGTGATCAGTTTTATTGTTTGTCTGTTATCGCTTGCATTTCCTGTAACTGGAGTGATCATGTGGCTGAACAGAATAAAGGGTGAAAAAAAGAAGATCAAAAAGGATAAATCATCCGTTATCGAAACTGTTTAA
- a CDS encoding TonB-dependent receptor translates to MTLKLYNSSKSFAILSFLILCITVFSANGQSKNGSITGTVKTSDGSPAAAVSVSLKEVNRGSITNDAGLFTIKGVKEGSYTLLISYVGLEPQSKTVLVTAGQSSVVDFTLIETSGKLAEVVVTGTKSVNKKPVSVGKIDITPMDLPQSVAVINSTVIAEQQVNKLSDAIKNVNGVSLGTTRGTTSETFFARGYNLGANNIMKNGARSNSGVIPEASALESIEVLKGSSALLYGNVTAGAVINMVTKQPKFNFGGEVSMRTGSYDFYKPTLDVYGPISKKVAFRVIGTYENSKSFRHSVESKRIYVNPSILYKISDKTDLLVQGDYLDADLTPDFGLGSLADTALATSIDRSSFFNTPWAYNKAKQATANATLNHQFNEKWKLNAQVAYQNFDRNYFSTERIQAKSNGDWARNLTRTKTNENYYTTQLNLNGSVKTGKVEHKLLLGADAEKYMNNTYGFKKFPTAYDQINILDPSKYSWRTDMPSTSDSIRNAIPTNRFGIFVQDLISISEKIKVLAGLRWSYIDSPVPTIYNLTNGTDAKNTTIKYKSDKAFSPRLGVVYQPSKNTSVFASYSNNFVPNTSGTDIYQGSLDPSTIDQYEVGIKNDFLQGRLSVNLTAYKIINNNLVQTARYDKEGKENFDTNLKEFSGQTTSDGIELDINGTITKGLNFLAGYSYTYMRYTKTPDTKGSYVEGERLVSVPSHTANGTVFYTFSNSTLKGLKVGVSGFYTGERNAGWNNTKGQTQKNRLIPVSGFTTFDLSLGYTFKKFSVLGKVSNITDELNYYVHENYSVNPIAPRQFMATVAYKF, encoded by the coding sequence ATGACTCTTAAGCTCTACAACTCTTCTAAATCATTTGCAATCCTTAGTTTTTTGATACTATGTATAACCGTTTTTTCAGCAAATGGTCAATCAAAAAATGGTTCAATAACCGGAACTGTAAAAACAAGTGATGGTAGTCCTGCAGCTGCGGTAAGTGTAAGCTTAAAGGAAGTTAACAGAGGCTCCATTACAAATGATGCTGGTTTATTTACAATCAAAGGTGTAAAAGAAGGCTCGTACACCCTTCTTATCAGTTATGTAGGCTTAGAACCACAATCAAAAACTGTATTAGTAACTGCTGGTCAATCATCAGTTGTCGACTTTACTTTAATTGAAACATCAGGTAAACTTGCTGAAGTAGTTGTAACAGGTACTAAAAGCGTTAACAAAAAACCCGTTAGTGTAGGCAAAATTGATATTACTCCAATGGACCTACCACAAAGTGTAGCCGTTATCAATAGCACTGTAATTGCTGAACAACAGGTAAATAAGTTAAGTGATGCCATCAAAAACGTTAATGGTGTATCATTAGGTACTACACGCGGTACTACATCCGAAACCTTTTTTGCACGCGGTTATAATCTTGGAGCCAACAATATCATGAAAAACGGCGCTCGCTCTAACTCTGGCGTTATTCCTGAGGCAAGTGCGCTTGAGAGTATTGAGGTTTTAAAAGGAAGTTCGGCTTTATTATACGGTAATGTAACTGCTGGGGCAGTTATTAATATGGTAACCAAACAGCCTAAATTTAACTTTGGTGGTGAGGTTTCAATGCGCACAGGCAGTTATGATTTTTACAAACCTACACTTGATGTTTACGGACCAATCAGCAAAAAAGTAGCTTTCCGTGTTATTGGCACTTATGAGAACTCAAAAAGTTTCAGACATTCTGTTGAGTCTAAACGTATCTATGTTAACCCTTCTATTCTGTACAAAATCAGTGATAAAACTGACTTATTAGTTCAGGGGGATTATTTAGATGCTGATTTAACTCCTGATTTTGGTTTGGGTTCATTAGCTGATACAGCTTTAGCAACTTCAATTGATCGATCGAGTTTCTTTAATACTCCATGGGCGTACAACAAAGCAAAACAAGCTACTGCTAATGCAACATTAAATCATCAGTTTAATGAAAAATGGAAACTAAACGCTCAGGTTGCTTATCAGAATTTTGATCGTAATTATTTCTCAACTGAACGTATTCAAGCAAAAAGCAATGGAGACTGGGCCAGAAATTTGACAAGGACTAAAACTAATGAGAATTATTATACAACGCAACTTAACTTAAATGGTTCTGTTAAAACCGGAAAAGTAGAGCACAAGTTATTGCTTGGAGCTGATGCAGAAAAATACATGAACAATACATACGGGTTCAAAAAGTTTCCTACAGCATATGACCAGATCAACATCCTTGATCCTTCAAAGTACAGCTGGCGTACAGATATGCCATCAACCAGTGATTCTATAAGAAATGCCATACCTACTAATCGCTTTGGAATCTTTGTTCAGGATTTAATAAGCATTTCTGAAAAAATTAAAGTTTTAGCAGGCTTAAGATGGTCATACATCGACTCTCCTGTGCCAACTATCTATAATTTAACAAATGGAACAGATGCAAAAAACACCACAATTAAGTACAAATCTGATAAAGCGTTTTCTCCTCGTCTTGGTGTAGTTTATCAACCATCTAAGAACACATCTGTATTTGCTAGCTATTCAAATAACTTTGTACCAAATACTTCAGGAACGGATATTTACCAAGGAAGTTTAGATCCTTCAACAATTGACCAGTATGAAGTTGGGATAAAAAATGATTTCTTACAGGGCCGTCTTTCAGTTAATCTGACTGCTTACAAGATTATCAACAATAATCTCGTTCAAACTGCAAGATATGATAAAGAAGGAAAAGAAAACTTTGATACTAACCTTAAAGAGTTCTCCGGACAAACTACAAGTGATGGTATTGAATTAGACATTAACGGTACTATTACAAAAGGCTTAAATTTCTTAGCGGGCTACAGTTATACTTATATGCGTTACACTAAAACTCCTGATACTAAGGGTAGTTATGTTGAAGGCGAACGTTTAGTAAGCGTTCCTTCTCATACTGCGAACGGAACCGTATTTTATACGTTCTCAAATTCTACTTTAAAAGGTTTAAAAGTAGGAGTATCGGGTTTTTATACGGGAGAACGTAATGCAGGCTGGAATAATACAAAGGGACAAACTCAAAAAAATCGTTTAATCCCAGTAAGTGGCTTTACGACATTTGATCTTTCATTAGGTTATACATTTAAAAAATTCTCTGTTTTAGGTAAGGTTTCAAACATTACTGATGAATTGAACTACTATGTTCATGAGAATTACAGCGTGAATCCTATTGCGCCTCGTCAATTTATGGCTACTGTAGCTTATAAATTTTAA
- the pheT gene encoding phenylalanine--tRNA ligase subunit beta, with amino-acid sequence MKISYNWLKQYIQTELAPEEISKILTNTGLEVESLERIQTIPGGLEGLVIGYVTFRDKHPNADKLSVTKVNVGGERELDIVCGAPNVAAGQKVVVATVGCIVHPVSGEPFEIKKAKIRGEVSEGMICAEDEIGLGESHAGIMVLPEDAPIGMPAKEYFKIEDDYCFEIGLTPNRVDASSHIGVARDVAAVLKGAVVIPSIDNFKVENNDLKISVEVKDSEACPRYSGVTISGVTVKDSPEWLQNKLRAIGIRPINNVVDVTNYVLHETGQPLHAFDAAEIKGNKVIVRKAVERSTFVTLDGAERKLSANDLMICNEQEEMCIAGVFGGLNAGVKETTKAIFLESAYFSSVSVRKTAKLHNLKTDSSFRFERGTDPEATVYALKRATLLIKEVAGGSVSSDVIDIYPTVIKKAEVDVTYKNVYRLIGKQIPAEEIKSILKGLGIEILSENAEGFKVSVPTNKVDVTREVDIIEEILRIYGYNNVEIPTILNSSLSFAIKPDREKLQNVVSDFFTANGFNEIMSNSLTKSAYSQLTATINPEENVVILNPLSTDLDVMRQTLLFSGLEAIAYNQNRKNADVKFYEFGKIYKTIENGYYEEPRLALFVTGRKEIEQWNASANQVDYFLLKGYVDAIIKKLKVSVASSEVINNDIFAEGLAYKKGKNVIVQFGQVSKAVLKKLDIDKPVFYADFNWEYLLKVQLNNVAEYKEVAKFPAVRRDLSMLLDSSVNFASLKEIAFQVEKNLLKEVNIFDKYEGDKLPQGKKSYALSFVIQDEEKTLTDKQIDGIMQKLIAGFEKVGAEIRK; translated from the coding sequence ATGAAGATTTCTTACAATTGGTTAAAACAATATATTCAAACTGAGTTAGCTCCTGAGGAGATATCAAAAATTCTTACGAATACAGGATTAGAAGTTGAAAGTCTGGAAAGAATTCAAACTATTCCGGGTGGTTTAGAGGGTTTGGTAATCGGTTATGTCACGTTTAGAGATAAACACCCTAATGCTGATAAGTTAAGTGTAACTAAAGTAAATGTTGGAGGTGAACGTGAATTAGATATTGTTTGCGGGGCTCCAAATGTTGCAGCAGGACAAAAAGTGGTTGTCGCAACTGTTGGGTGTATTGTACATCCGGTTTCAGGCGAACCTTTTGAAATTAAAAAAGCAAAGATCAGAGGTGAGGTTTCTGAAGGGATGATCTGTGCAGAAGATGAAATTGGTTTAGGAGAATCTCATGCAGGTATTATGGTGCTTCCGGAAGATGCTCCGATCGGTATGCCGGCTAAAGAATATTTCAAAATCGAAGATGATTATTGTTTCGAAATTGGCCTTACGCCAAATCGAGTTGATGCTTCTTCACATATTGGCGTTGCAAGAGATGTTGCCGCTGTATTGAAAGGTGCGGTTGTAATACCTTCTATTGATAATTTTAAGGTTGAAAATAATGACCTTAAAATTTCAGTTGAAGTAAAAGACAGTGAGGCTTGTCCGCGTTACTCAGGTGTTACAATTTCAGGAGTAACCGTTAAAGATTCTCCTGAATGGCTACAAAACAAATTACGTGCAATTGGAATTCGTCCGATTAACAATGTGGTTGACGTTACCAATTACGTTTTACACGAAACAGGGCAACCTTTACATGCATTTGATGCTGCCGAAATAAAAGGTAATAAAGTTATTGTTCGCAAAGCCGTTGAAAGGTCAACGTTTGTAACACTTGATGGGGCAGAACGTAAACTGTCGGCTAATGATCTGATGATTTGCAATGAGCAGGAAGAAATGTGTATTGCAGGAGTTTTCGGAGGATTAAATGCAGGTGTTAAAGAAACTACTAAAGCCATTTTCCTGGAGTCGGCTTATTTCAGTTCAGTTTCTGTTCGCAAAACAGCAAAACTTCATAATTTAAAAACAGATTCATCGTTCCGTTTTGAACGTGGAACTGATCCGGAAGCAACAGTGTATGCTTTAAAACGTGCAACTTTATTGATTAAAGAGGTTGCTGGCGGATCTGTTTCGTCTGATGTAATTGATATTTATCCTACCGTTATTAAGAAGGCAGAAGTGGATGTTACGTATAAAAACGTATATCGCTTAATCGGAAAGCAGATTCCGGCAGAAGAGATTAAATCGATTTTAAAAGGCTTGGGTATTGAAATTCTTTCAGAAAATGCTGAAGGTTTTAAAGTAAGTGTTCCTACCAATAAAGTGGACGTTACCCGTGAAGTTGATATCATTGAAGAGATTTTGCGTATTTACGGGTATAATAATGTTGAAATCCCTACTATTTTAAATTCTTCATTGTCTTTTGCAATTAAGCCTGATCGTGAGAAACTGCAAAATGTTGTTTCTGATTTCTTTACAGCCAATGGCTTTAATGAGATTATGTCGAACTCATTAACCAAGTCGGCTTACAGTCAACTTACTGCTACGATCAATCCGGAAGAAAATGTAGTTATTCTAAATCCATTAAGTACTGATCTTGACGTAATGCGCCAAACATTATTGTTCTCAGGTTTAGAGGCCATTGCTTATAACCAAAACCGTAAGAATGCAGATGTGAAGTTCTATGAGTTTGGTAAAATCTATAAAACGATAGAAAATGGTTATTACGAGGAACCTCGTTTGGCCTTATTTGTAACAGGCAGAAAGGAAATAGAGCAGTGGAATGCATCCGCAAACCAAGTTGACTACTTTTTGTTAAAAGGTTATGTAGATGCCATAATTAAGAAACTAAAGGTTTCTGTTGCATCGTCAGAAGTTATCAATAACGATATTTTTGCTGAAGGATTGGCTTATAAAAAAGGCAAAAATGTAATTGTCCAGTTTGGACAGGTGAGTAAAGCTGTTTTAAAGAAATTAGATATAGATAAGCCTGTATTCTATGCTGACTTTAACTGGGAATATCTATTGAAGGTTCAGTTAAATAACGTTGCGGAATACAAAGAAGTGGCAAAATTTCCTGCTGTTCGTCGAGACTTGTCTATGTTGTTAGATAGTTCGGTGAATTTCGCTTCATTAAAAGAAATTGCTTTTCAAGTTGAAAAGAACTTACTGAAAGAAGTAAATATTTTTGATAAATATGAGGGAGATAAGCTTCCTCAAGGTAAAAAGTCATATGCATTGAGCTTTGTCATTCAGGATGAGGAGAAAACCCTTACCGATAAGCAAATAGATGGCATTATGCAAAAACTGATTGCTGGGTTTGAAAAAGTAGGAGCGGAGATCAGAAAATAA
- a CDS encoding cell division protein ZapA produces MGEISIKINIADRVYPLRINASEEEVVRKAAKEINDRIKMLMQNYEVKDKQDLLSMCVLHYATAALKFDGKRLIEDEGISEKIAELDQQLTQYLSGQ; encoded by the coding sequence ATGGGAGAAATTTCCATTAAAATAAATATTGCTGATAGGGTGTACCCGTTGCGTATAAATGCATCGGAGGAAGAGGTTGTGAGAAAAGCTGCCAAAGAAATTAATGACCGCATAAAGATGCTGATGCAAAATTATGAGGTCAAAGACAAACAAGATCTGTTGTCGATGTGCGTTTTGCATTACGCTACAGCAGCTTTGAAGTTTGATGGGAAACGATTGATTGAAGATGAAGGCATTTCCGAAAAAATTGCTGAATTGGATCAACAGCTGACACAATACCTGTCGGGGCAATAG